Sequence from the Tachyglossus aculeatus isolate mTacAcu1 chromosome 17, mTacAcu1.pri, whole genome shotgun sequence genome:
aataaatgcatacaaacatatatacatctatacaggtgctgtggggagggggaggaggtaaggcgggggggatggagagggggaggagggagagaggaaggaggaaggaaggaagtactgttcattcattcattcaatcgtatttattgagcgctgactgtgtgcagagcactggactaagcgtttgggaagtccaagttggcaacgtatagagacggtccctacccaacagcgggctcacagattagaagggggagacagacaacaaaatatattaacaaaataaaataaatatgtacaaataaaatagagtaataaatccgtacaaacatatgtacaatcaatcaatcgtatttattgagcgcttactgtgtgcagagcactggactaagcgcttgagaagtccaagttggcaacacacagagacggtccctatccaacaacgggctcacagcctagaagggggaggccgagaacaaaacatattaacaaaataaaataaatagaatagatatgtacaaataaaataaataaataaatagagtaataaatccgtacaaacatatatacaggtgctgcggggaggggaaggaggtaaggcgggggaggagggggagaggaaggaggaaggcaggaagcactgttcattcattcatttattcaatcgtatttattgagcgcttactgtgtgcagagcactgtactaagcgcttgggaactacaagtcggcaacctatagagacggtccctacccaacagtgggctcacagtctagaagcgggagacagacaacaaaacaaaacatattaacaaaatcaaataaatagaataaatatgtacaaataaaataaacagagtaataaatccgtacaaacatatatacaggtgctgtggggaggggaaggaggtaaggcgggggaggagggggagaggaaggaagtcctgttctaagcgctggggggtacaaggagatcaggttgtcccaagtggggctcacagtcttcatccccattttacagatgagggaactggggcacagagaagttaagtgacttgcccaaagtcacacagctgacaattggcagagtcgggattcgaacccctgacccctgactccaaagcccttgctctttccactgggccaccctgcttctccagcattgggcgcttactcaatcaatcaatcaatcaatcaatcaatcaatcgtatttattgagtgcttactgtgtgcagagcactgtactaagcaataaatccgattgaatgaatgaatgtggggtctGGGGGTGCAGACCgcacgcttagagaagcagcctggcctagtgggtagaacacgggcctgggtaataataataatggtattattatattatggcatatttattgatgatatgattgatgatgatatttatatgatgatatatgttattatgatgatgataagcgcttactatgtgcaaagcactgttctaagcgctggcgaggttacaaggtgatcagatctgggagctgcttctagagaagcagcgtggctcagtggaaagagcctgggctttggagtcagaggtcatgggttcaaatccctacccctccacttgtccactgtgtgactttgggcaagtcacttcacttctctgtgtctcagttacctcatctgtaaaacgggcatgaagaccgggagccccctgtgggacaacctgatcaccttgtaacttccccagtgcttagaacagcgcttgggacatagtaagcgcttaataatgctattattattattattactaagcgtcgcagtggatataagcaaatcaggttggacacaggccctgtcccctgtggggcgcacagtctccatccccattctacaggtgaggtaattgaggcccagagaagcgaatgaccttttttttaaaatagtatttattaagtgcttactatgtgcaaagcactgttctaagcgctggggaggttacaaggtgatcgggttgtcccacggggggctcccagtcttaatccccattttccagatgagggaactgaggcccagagaagtgaagtgacttgcccgaaatcacacagctgacaagtggtggagccgggattttaataataataataataataatggcatttattacgtgcttactatatgcaaagcactgttctaagcgctggggaggtcacaaagtgatcagattgttccacaggggctcagctgtgtgactttgggcaagtcacttcacttctccgtgcctcagttacctcatctgtaaaatgaggatgaagactgtgagccccctgtgggccaacctgatcaccttgtaacctccccagcgcttagaacactgctttgcacatagtaagcgcttaataaatgccatcattattattattattcattcattcaatcaatcaatcaatcgtatttattgagcgcttactgtgcgcagagcactgtactaagcacttgggaagtacaagttggcaacaatcgtatttatttatcgcattattattataattatttattattatttattattatcatcaataattatgattgctgtgtactaataattattatatattattatttattgtatttattgagtgcttactgtgtgcagagcactggactaagcgcttgggaagtccaagtcggcaacatatagagatggtccctgcccaacagtgggctcacagtctagaagactgttattaataattaataataaccgtaataattataattatatggtATAACTACAGAATTAAtacaattaattatttattaattaatcattaatatataatatattaattaatGGTTAATTAATTACTTAATCGTTGATATATTGATAATTATATAATAGCTGATAGAtgttaatttattaatattaataaatgattgatttatatattAGATGTGTTGGTTAATTATGTATTAATGTATTcgatatattaaaatatatttattgtatgctgtattaattataattattacttataATGACTAaagtgaatcattattattattattattaaagccacccTGGGGGATTCTGcccagcccctccacctcccctgcccaccatccccctgccctgggactTCTGAGTGCCCAGCCTCCGGGGCAGTGAGGGGCAGCTGGACTCTTTGGCCTGGCTGGGTCCCCACCGgtggggacagagaagcagcgtggctcagtggaaagagcccgggctttggagccagaggtcatgggttcgaatcccggctctgccacatgtctgctgggtgaccttgggcaagtcacttcacttctctgagcctcagttccctcatctggaaaatggggatgaagattgggagcaccccatgggacaacttgatcacctcgtattccccccaccccagcgcttagaacagtgctctgcacatagtaagcgcttaacaaatgccagcattatcattattatcattattatagagaagcagcgtgactcagtggaaagagcccgggcttgggagtcagaggtcatgggttccaatcccggctccgccactgatcagctgtgtgactttgggcaagtcgcttgactcctctgtgcctcagttccctcatctgtaaaatggagatgaagactatgagccccacgtgggacaacccgattaccttgtatctcccccagcgcttagaacggtgctcggcacatagtaagcgcttaacgaataccatcattattattattattattataggatcctgggaaggaggcagtgcaagcagtgtggctcagtggaaagagcccggtcttgggagtcagaggtcatgggttcgaatcccagctccaccacatgtctgctgtgcgaccttgggtaagtcatttaacttctcagagtttcagttacctcatctgtaaaatggggatgatgactgtgagccctccgtgggacaacctgatcaccttgtatccccccagcgcttagagcagtgctttgaacatagtaagtgcttaacaaatgccattattattattattattattattattattattattattattatccctgtggcctagtggctagagcccaggactgggcgtcagaaggacctgggttctaattccagctctgccactcgtctgctgtgtgaccttgggctaattacttaacttctccttacctcagtgacctcacctggaaaatagggattaagactgcgagccccacatgggatacttaagcgcttagtacagtgctctgcacatagtaagcactcaataaatacgattgatgatgacacggcctgtgtccaatctgattagcttgtatcttccccagagcttagttcagcgcctggcacatattaagcgcttaacaaatagcatgcctcagcggaaagagcccgggctttggagtcacacgtcacgggttcaaatcccagctccaccaactgtcagctgtgtgactttgggcaagccgcttcacttctctgggcctcagttacctctcctggaaaatggggattgaaactgtgagcccccccatgggataacctgatcaccttgtaacctccccagcgcttagaatggtgctttgtacacagtaagtgcttaacaaagaccatcattattatattatatattaaatatatattaatatattaaatataattaaatatattaatatatatgtatatatataaatttatatattaaatatatattaaataccatttaaaaaaagtatcCAACACCAAACCCCCCCAGCTCCAGCCACACACATGCAGACACGTGCTACCCTCGGGAACGGACTCACACCAACGGCTAGAGACGACGCTAGCGGGCTTCACTACCGTTTATTAATCCAGGCGCTAAAACACGAAATGCAGGAGGCCATACTGTCTTCCCCCCAGTCTCCCCTCGCTCACCCGAGGtcgagggcaggggaaggggcagcctGACCCCAACAGAGAAGCAACAGTATCACGGTGGCGATTGCAAACGGCAGGCAAGGGTGGAGGCCACGTGAGGAGGACCGGAATCGCCTACAAACCGCCCCGTCCCCCGACCCGGGGGGTCCCCGCCGCCCGCGAGAGCCCGTCTGGGATCcgcttccctcctctgcctcctgcccggaGCGACGCGGTGGTTAAGATGACGGCCCGGggaccctctctcctctgccctcgCTTGGGGCTTGCTGGCTATCGGGCTCCTGGCGATGTCTATGGGCAAAGCTGGCTGCGGGTGGCACAGGGCCCGCTCAGTAGGCATGGTTGGCGATGTACAGGGAACGTCCAGCTGCGCCCGCGTCCTCTCCGCTCCCCTCGTACTTGCCCTGGGCGGCCAGCCCGTTCAcctgtggaggggaagaggagggggagaaagggcaggaggagggtcacCACCTCCCCCCGGGCACTGCCCAGATTCTCAGGCCCGCTCCGGTGACGGCAGGGAGTCTAccaactcccccaagggcttcgtacagtgctctgcccaccgtaagtgctCTCGATTCATTGATCCAGCGGGCGCGGaggccctctcccccatccccgccaccccccgTGCCCCACCTCTGCCCGCTTCACAAACTCCTCCGTAGCGGCGCTCTCGTTTTCCCGCCGTCCGCGCCAGGTGCTGAGGGCCGAAGCTTGCAGTGCCCGCCCGTAGGAGAAGGTCAGGGCCCAGGGCCGCGCCAGGGGGCAGCGATTGATGGCGTTGAGGTTGATGGAGGCCTCTTCCTCACTCTGCCCACCGGACAGGAAGGTGACACCTGTgggcggcatcatcatcatcatcaatcgtatttattgagcgcttactgtgtgcagagcactgtactaagcacttgggaagtccaagttggcaacatatggagacagtccctacccaacagtgggctcacatcaaccGATCAGTCCAATATCacaatacttctagactgtgagcccgctgttgggtaggggccgtctctagatgttgccaacttggacttcccaagcgcttagtccgatgctctgcacacagtcagcgctcgatcaatacgactgaatgaatgaatgaatgaacaatacaacacacacacacacacacacacaggcctaAGCCTGGGtgccaggtggggagagggagagggcagggaagagccACACCTGGCACGGCGGGTGGCACAGTGCGCCGTAGGGCAGTCACGGTGGCCATGGCGATCTCCTCGGCGCCGTACTTGGTGGGGCAGGCGTGGCCGGGGGTCACCATGTTGGGTTTCAGCAGCGTCCCCTCCAGGTACACGTGGTGGTCACTCAAGGCTTTGTAAACGGCCGCCAGGACCTGGGGGACGGGAGGATTCGCCGCAGGGCACCGGCCcgggcccccttcctccctccctcggccccttccCTCAATTTTCCGCTCCCATTCCCAGAGCCCTGGTGACGGGCGGGAGGGCAGCCCCAGGGCCCAGTCCCGGCCTCACCTTCTCAGTGACATACTGGCAGCTTTTGAGATCGTGGTCTCCGTCGGGCAGGATCTCCGGCTCCACAATGGGCACGATGCCATtctgagggcagagagcaggggtggggctcGGAGCTCACACCCAGCCCCGACACGACCCTCCGTCCCGCCTTGGGACACCTGCCCGCCTCGCCCTAAGCCTCCGCATCCCCCAGTGCCCACCCACCTGCTGACAGATGCTGGCGTATCGGGCCAGCACGTTGGCATTCTCCAGGATGGCGAGGGCGGAGGGGGTGTGCTCGCCGATCTTCAACACGCAGCGCCACTTGGCAAAGTCAGCGCCGTCCTTCTTGTACTGGGCACAACGCTCCGAGAGCCCATCCAGCCCTGCAGGGGCAGGGGCGGCAGGCCCGTGTGCCAAGACCCCCAGCCCAGACGGCCCCCCAGGCCCCCACGCTCCcacgggattcactcattcaatcgtatttactgagcgcttactgtgtgcagagcactgtactaagcgcttgggaagtacaacttggataCCCCACCCTGCCCAAACCACTCTCCTACCTTGGGTGGTGGTTTCTCCGTCGGTTCCAGCCAGGGGCACCACACCCTTATCAACCtagcagggagggggcaaggaggacaGACTTTAAATTCAGTATTataatttgaagcagcgtggctcagtggaaagagcccgggctttggagtcggacgtcatgggttcaaatcccggctccgccacttctcagctgtgtgactttgggcaagtcacttcacttccctgggcctcagttccctcatctgtaaaatggggatgaacactgtgagccccccggagcacaacctgatcactttgtaacctccccagcgcttagaacggtgctttgcacgtagtaagcgtttaaatgccattattattacaaattatttatgtcaatgtccgtcaccccctctggactgcaagcttgttgtggatagggaatgtgtctgctaacatTGTTAtataagcgtttaataataataagaacggcatctgttaagcgcttactatgtgccgagcactgttctaagcgctgagcactgttctaagcactggcttaataaataccatcattattgttattactctcccaagtgcttagcacagtgctccacacacagtaagcagtgtggttcagtggaaagagcccgggctttggagtcagaggtcatgggttcaaatcccggctccaccactggtcagctgcgtgactttgggcaagtcacttaacttctctgggcctcagttcctcatctgtaaaatggggattaagactgggagccccccgtgggacaacctgatcaccttttaacccccctcaatgcttagaacagtgctttgcacatagcaagcgctttataaatatcattattattattattattatctgttactatgtgctgagcactgttctaagcactggcttaacaaataccatcattattattattactctcccaagtgcttagtacggtgcgccagacacagtaggcgctcaataaataccaccactaccATTAACTgacagaggggaaagggcaggcatTTGGAGAGACCTCCTTGGCTCCCCTCCGCCCcaccgggcattcattcattcaatatttattgagcacttactgtgtgcagagcactgtactaagcgcttgg
This genomic interval carries:
- the ALDOC gene encoding fructose-bisphosphate aldolase C, producing MPHQYPALTAEQKKELSDIALRIVAPGKGILAADESVGSMSKRLSQIGVENTEENRRLYRQVLLSADSRINKCIGGVIFFHETLYQKGDDGTPFVRTVQDKGIVVGIKVDKGVVPLAGTDGETTTQGLDGLSERCAQYKKDGADFAKWRCVLKIGEHTPSALAILENANVLARYASICQQNGIVPIVEPEILPDGDHDLKSCQYVTEKVLAAVYKALSDHHVYLEGTLLKPNMVTPGHACPTKYGAEEIAMATVTALRRTVPPAVPGVTFLSGGQSEEEASINLNAINRCPLARPWALTFSYGRALQASALSTWRGRRENESAATEEFVKRAEVNGLAAQGKYEGSGEDAGAAGRSLYIANHAY